A stretch of DNA from Telopea speciosissima isolate NSW1024214 ecotype Mountain lineage chromosome 5, Tspe_v1, whole genome shotgun sequence:
GATTTGAAAATTAGATCATAGACCACAGcttttttattacatttttttttttgggataatttATTGTGTATAGAGATTCCTTATAAAACTATTTCATACAACAAACCCAAAAACTCTTATTTAATGCAAAGGAACCCTTACCACGAGTCTAAATATGTGTTTTAAAAGGGACCCTTTTAAATAATTAGCAAAGTCTCAGGGGAGCATTTCTTTGGCCTCCCACCTAATGTAAGCCATGTCATGGGGCAATTTGGCAGTTCTGAAAGTTGCAAAGAAAGGGGTACTGTCTCAGAGCCAGATTTAATCATATATACCTCCATGTATTAGCTTTCTTTCCCCATTATTTCAAAGCACTTTTGACCACATGGCCAACTACATTAGGACTGAAAATGGATGTGTGAATGTGAGACCAGGCCCTACCTGTCCACAAACTGTGTGGGTCCTAGCAGGTCTGCCACATGGCATATAATAGAGCCGTACAGGGAAGCTTCCATTGATGGCCTGTCCAGAAAACAACTCCACTTACCTAATATTGTTAAATTTCTGTGGCTTTTCAAAAACATATAATTGAACTGCCCGGAGCATTTAGACAGGATGACCAGACTGTCCAGCCAACCAGCATTAATCAATTTCCAGCCTGGTTTTAAAAGCACTAGTGCAATGTGCTTCACAATATGAACCCATGCCTCAAGGCAAGGTTTAATGCATTTGTTTCAGACACCTTTTAAAACACTGATTTTGTATTACGGCCATGGTTATGGCCTTACAGCCACAATAAATTAGATTTTACCTTTTCTCTATTCTGACTTTGGCTTATCTTCAccaattttgtaattattaacactccttttagtgtaattttttagCAACTATTTTCCACTTTCGTCTTTCCATCAGATCAATATCAATTACCACTGAGATCCAGAAAAGAACAACATATAATTTTTCATAAGAAATTATTTCGGAATTGACATTCAGTTATGAAATTCCATTAATTCTAAAACAATTTatgggaaggaaagaaaggtcCATTCTCTCTTCATCGTTTTCACTGGGctgaaggaggaagaagcaagaacagggaaCTTCTCCATCTGCAATCGACGCCATTTTTTGACCCATTTCCACGCTCTGAAGgcagaagaagcaagaacagggaaCTTCTCCTtcctattcttttcttctttcctgcTCATTGCTCCTTCCTCTtccatcttcctctcttcttcgtGCTATACTGCTATTGTTCATCAGTTCTGTTCTAACAGTACTCACAGCACAGTTAATCTGATCGATCTCTCTCGGCCTTAACCCTTTAAACCCCAAATTTGTTGTGCTAATACCTACCCTAGGTATTAGGCACCAGTCTATGGAATCTGGTGCCTAATACTTATGTGGGCTGTGGGAAACAAATCGAGTTTTAGATCTGATATCCCTTGTTCCGCCAGGTATAATTTCAGTAGCTTGATATTAAATCTGGGTTGTTCTTTCAGGTGGTTTGGAACTGGATTCAGAAGGGTATTGTGTTAGGATTCATGCCCTGAAATCTCACTTCAATCGGACTTCTTATGAAGAAGTTCTTACATCTGGAGCAGCACAAGGTTACTGCCTCCCGTTTCTGGGTTTGATTCTGCTGCAGATTTGGTGCTACCCATCTGGCGAAACCTTGTTCTGAATGATGGATTGTGGTTTTTTATTGCAATCCATAATGAAGTAGGGATCATTCATTTatttaagaaaagaaagcaaaatcgAACTGGATAGGTAGATTTCGGGTTGCTGGAtaggaaatggaaaaaaatgatGGAGGCTTGTGATTACAGTACGGAAGAGagggaaaatgaagaagaaaatggtcCGATTGAATTTGATAATGGTAGTTTTTGTGAAGGTAAACTTGGCAGTCAGTGGTTTAGGAAGCACTCAGCAAGCATATGCATTTGAGGGGTAGAGGGAGGCCCTCAGCAAGCATATGCAATCGAACTGTCTTTCTCGTTTCTGTAAAGAATCTGCAGAAATCAAGTGATGTATCTCATATGGACTTTGACACCATCGGCCTAGATTTCCTCATTTTACTAATGATTCTTCCATCACTTGACTGTTCAGGAACTTAGGATGATGTCTTCAAGGTTTCAGTTGGCCTCTATCTGGTAGGAACTGTTGTCTGGAACATCTTCTCTAACGACGAGAAAATCCTGAATTGACCATTGGAATACCTGATTATATTTGTGGGCTAGCTTTTGCCGACATACATGAAAAGAGATCTGGGAGATAAAATtaagagaagcaagaagagaaaTCAAGGTGGGACAAAAATGGGGAAAGGAATTCCTTGTGGTATTTAGTTACACAACTCATGGAGTGCCAGGAAAACCACAACGAAGAATCACATAACCCACATAACTCAGATAAAAAAggttttattctcaaaattaCCACTTGCTCAACAGAATCAAACACATCTGCCTCCAGCTTTGCCAGGCTGATTGAACAGTGGGAAATTCCAAATCATCTTAATATGATGCCTAACCTGTCATCATTGCTTGCATATATGTAATGGAGGAAAGATTTTTGGTGTAATTGCCTTCAGCCATAGGCTTGTATATTTGTAACAGGTTAATCCTTGTCTATTTTGTGATGGATACTGGGGTTGGATTCGGAAATTACAGAGGGGTAGCGAGAGGGGGAGCCGGAGCCAAAGAAGTCGGGGAAGGCcggaagggagagggagagtctGAGCAGAGGAGGGGGAAGGGTGTCGGAGATGGATAGGGAGAGGAGAgtgaaattacaaaaagaaaaaaaaatctaaagtaGAATGAAAAGTATATGAAgggcaaaagaggaaaaagaaatttggttACAATAGTGTTGTAACCACCTTAGTAACAATCAGATTAACCCTTTTAATAACTAATGGGGTTAAAATGAgcatttcaactttgggtgctaaATGTACTTAAcatcagggggaaggttgatatatTGACAATGTTTGGGGTGTCCGTGATATATtgtatacttacagggggtatccgtgaaattttccctattcTAAATTATTTTCCAACTCGGCTAACACCACTTCTAGATTCCCAAAGATGTACCAGATCTGCCAGCTGAGACATAAGTTTAGACATACCTGAATTAGACTATTCGTGCCTCCACCAAATGAGTGATTGTACCTTCGGATACTTTTTAAAACCTCACTAACTTCTGGGTCATGAGGGTGCTGTAATGATGCCTCACGAGTTATCAACAAAGTTATACTATGACGACATATGGGGCATTTACATGGACTAAGTGCTGCTCCATGTTGCCAAACGCGCAGAATACAATTCCCTGTAAACACAATATCAAGACGTTCTAGGTTAAAAGGAGCAGCAAAAGGATGTCAAGTATCAGTTCCATTATTTTCTGTAGAACGTCAAGTGTGTGACTCAAAGACAACTTATCctatgaaaaagaaaacagagaaacaaAATATTTATGGCATTAGCTCATCGCTGAAGATAAATGCACTGTTCCCTCACGGCTACATCAagctaaaacaataagaaagccCTTCCCTTGGATTTAGTGACACCAGGACATCTACAGCCAAAAATCGACCACTAAACTGAAGGCTCTCAATTATGAGCTTTCCCTATTAGAGGAAGTAAACGCAAAGGCCCAACATAGTCATGGTACCATGAGATCCTACATTCACTTCAGGGAACTAAAGGATAATGATCCAGGTCAAAAATTTCCCCAAATTATCCTGACTACAGCCCATTTTTGGCTTTTGTGAGGCTTTACTAGTCACCAGTGATTAGAATTCAGTGGTGCAATGGCAAATGCAGAAGCAGGGAAGGTGGACTTGAAGCATGGGAGCATTATTCTATATTAACCAAGAAGTGCAGAATCATATTCTTTTGTTCAGTGTTTCTATTAATAGCACAAATGCTGCCATATATTTGGGAGCTGTAGGAGCTCCTAAGTCTATCAGAAATCAAGTAACAATCAAGCAAAATCAAGTAGAAATTTCAAATTAGTTTAAATTTTAGAGTCTATATATAATAGTAGGTGAGTGAGATGCTCCAGGCAGTAGTTTTGACATTTttaaggttttcttttctttttttttccttcttattttatatattcaaAATTTTCTGTTCATTTCCTTGTAGTGCAATTTTAACCACTAGTTGTTGCCTACACTACTTTGGTATGGCTGTTATATTTCATTGTGGAAATATAATGATCCAGATCTCTTTCACACTAGAAGTTCAAAAAATGACTTCCATTGAATTCTATCTCTTTATGCTAGGAACATTTTTTCATGATATAATTCATATGATGTTTTGTAATCCCAAGGTACTTTCCAACTTAGAAACCGCTGTGGTAAACTTAGGGCGGAAAAAAATCAAGTAGTCCTAATTGTTAAGCCCGTCTTTGGCCGACACAAGAATCAAATCCTTCAATTGAGTCTTCCGTCATGCTTGAAGATGGAACCACCTTAGAACTATCAAAGGTATCTTAATGAATAATAGCATTTGGGTACTTAGATTTTCACCCAATGAACTCATTTCTACTACTTATTTAACTTCCGGCGATGCCTCATATGAGTGCATctcagacaaaaaaaaaattaaatctttAACAGTCAGAAGCTTCAGCTAATCGAAATTAAAGTACCAATCAAATGAATCACAAAAATACGGACATTTTCAGAAAATTTAAAAGGAACGTACAAGAACTGAACAATTTTAAACATCTcaaatgaaaccaaaaccaatcaaTGATTCTCTGCCCTATATTTCATCCCATGAATAGCAACACTGCATCAAGAAATGTGCCCTAATTATAGCACAAaatccatcaaaagaaaaaaacaagacaGTAAAGGTGGCCATAACTTTTCTATatattcttcctttcttttgttctATCATGGCAAAAGGATCCATGATGAGGGTTAAGAAAAACGCACCACAGAACCAGTGAGAGCAATTGGCTTGGCAAGGAATGTTGAAGTTATCGTGACAGATGGAACAGCAATCGTTCTCCGGAGGGCCATCCATTTCATCTTTTATCTCTTCCCTTActgttgtgagttgtgactccTCTGCTTAATAGCTATGGGAATATAagaaatctctctcttctctgtgATGTTCGACTGTTGCTCACAAAGCAACTCAATTCAAATGCATCActcgcatcatcatcatcatcaaaccTCTTAGAACTTGAGTGAGTGTCGGGCTTGTCGGCAGTCAAACTAGACGTGAATTGTAAGCGGCGTTGTGatattctattttttaataataatgaggatttggaaaaggaattcttacACGTGgcaattcaataaaaatatttaaagcaTGACGTGTTGTCCAAGTTGTCCATGTATTATTTTGGAGTTAAACCCTCTCTCTTTGCTTGGAGTAAGGGTCTCAAACGGGAATCCATTTCGATTCCATTTGTGCGTCCTAGAGTTGTTCTGGTACGTGAACTTGAGCTAGACTCCTTAAACGGGTCGATTCTAAGTAagaaatgttgaggtaaagGTGTTTTTCCCATGAACAATGATCAAAGTCTAACcaatttggtgggactttggataACAAAGGTAAGAATTTTGAAGTGTCAGATCAGCAAACAATAGAACCCTTGGCAAGATTGCAGGTTGGAGAGTAAGATAGTCCCCTACTGGTAGGGAGGTCGTTGCCACAATTACCCTTATCTACTCTATGTCACACTTCAAGTTGCTGGATGGAATGTCAGATGAGAATAACAAACAGGGTTGCAGATTCTTATGGAGGCAAGGGAAGGACGAAAGAAAAATCCATTGGGTTGCCTAGGATTGTCTCTGTTTGCCGAAGTTGGAGGGGGGGCTTGGGATTCACGGTCTTCGTACTCAAAATTTGGCTTTGTTGGCAAAGCTGGGCTGACAACTGATTCAAAACCAAGACTTTTTGCGGGCTAGGCTTTTGAGGAGCATTTACTTTCAGGATGGTGACTTACTCCAAGCTCAGTCTAGGTCCCGCCGCTCCTAAGCATGGCAGAGCATCTTAAAAGGTTGGGGTCTCCTGGTAAAAGGCTTGGTCTAAGTTGTGGGGAATGGAAGGAATGTTAGTTTTTGACGAGACCCTTGGATTCCCTCTCTCCCTAAGTCCGAGATCTTATCCACCCAACCACCGCTCTATCCTTATATTTGGGTTATTGAGTTGATTGCTCCAGATAAAACCTGGGATATTGTCAAGCTTAAGTCCTTGTTCTCTTCTCTTGAGGCGGGAGCAATTCTAAAGATCCCTATCAGCCTTCATGACTACCAAGATAGGGATTGTTGGGACCCCCATACTAAGGGGCTCTTCTCTGTAAAGTCTGCTTACCGTTGGGGAGCTTCTCTCTCTCcgccttcttcctcctctggaACTAGGATTGCCTCTATTCCAAAGATTGTCTGGAAGATTATTTGGTCATCTAGTATCCATCCAAAAGTCCAAACCTTTGTTTGGAAAGTGTGTGTAAATGTTGTTGTGGTATTGGTTAACCTCCATCGCAGAAACGTTGTTGCTTCTGACTTATGTCCGGACTGTAAGGAGGGCTCAGAGACTATTGTGCATGCTCTCCTACAATGCACCCAGGCTCTTCGAGCATGGTCTGCTTCTTGTGTCTCTCTGCGGGCATCAATTCATCCTAGTTGGTCAGTTTCAAATTGGGCAGTGCATTGAGGCTGCCTTCCTGGCTTATCGAAAAAAGAACAAAGGGAATGCTTCTCTGCTCAGGCAATCATCCTTTGGGAGATATGGAAGCGTCGGAATGCTATGACCTTTCAGAAGAGTATCCCTGTCTTTTGATCCTTGGTGACTTCTATTAACAAATGTGTGACTGAATCATTATTGATCCTTAATCCTCCTTGCTCCCCTGCCACCCCCTTTATCCCCCGATCTTCTCCTTGCCTAGTGGTGGGGGCTTTTCACATCTTTACTGATGCCTCCCTATCCGATAGGCCTAGAGCTATGGGTATGGGGGCGGTTATAACTACTAATCTTGGGCACCTGTACATGATGTCTACTAAGCATGAGTTCCCCAGCTCAGCTATTATTGGGGAAAGCGAGAGTAATCCATCATGGGTTGAAAGCGGCAGTTAATGATGGACTTCGCCGTGTTGTTCTCCATTCCAACTGTTAAGTTCTTGTAAAATGTCTGTTGGACcccatacccccccccccccgattgAAGTCTCCATCAGTATAATGGATTTAAGGCTTCTCTCTTCATGctttgagtctatctctttctcttttgttggtAGAGATGACAATGCTTGTGCCCACGCTATCTCTAAGTGGGCGTTGTGCTACCCTTATTTGGGTTTGTGAAAGTCTTCTTTTCTGATGGACCTCCTTAATATTGTAACTTCCCTTTTGCCCTCTGAGGCATAATATATTGCCTCGCTTGCAAGGTTTttagtgcaaaaaaaaaaagatcagcAAACAAAGCAATTAATGATATCCCATAAGCTTCTATAAGTTCACCACCCCAAGTTAACCAAACAAGGTtagggtgggattttgaagtgccactgCAGCATTCTCCCACCCCAGCTAAGTCCCTCCCTAAACTAACAGGGCTTTAACAGTTCTAACTCCTAGTTACAAGGGGATCTCCCAAACCATCTTGTTCATTAAACGGTCAGTTCCAGTCTCATTTGATGATAAGATGGtaagatttttatttattaattattctaAGCACTCAAAATCTCGAATAGTTAAATATCCTCTCTAAGAGGACTACTACACTCCTTTGGCATATTCAAAAATAATGACGGACTGTTTTGAGCTCTTAACGCACTTCAACTCTATTTTCATCCTTCACACTtagagagaagggaatatttttgTGGACAAATTGGCATCTTTTGCTATCTCCTCTAGGTCGTTTTACATTTGGAATATGAAttcttcccccctttttttgttgCCCACTTGCAATATGATTTACTTGGAACCTTGTTTCAGTGCCTGAAAAATTCTATTTCTTAATGATATGTCTTTCACCCagaaaaaaatatgtatatgtataaaatttctaaaatatatattataaatttctTAAGATATAAATAGTTGAATATAtattcttaaaaataaaataattaaaaatcaattctTAAGCATATAAATGTTGGGCAAAGcctaaaatttatattttcaaaTCACCAAACATCAAATCGGAttcaaataataaattattcaaATAAACATCTTTCATATCCTTTTAAcatctccttttttttggggtaaaggtAGATCTATTGATTAGGAGTGGAGGAACACCTGGTTGATTTACAAAGTTCTATCAACAAGGATTAGAAAGAGGCTAAACTGTATTACACTGCAAAGATAAGGCCTTCCAGACTAAGGAATCAGCAACAGAGTTGGATTACCTAGAAATAAAAGCAAATTTACACGAGACAAGATGTGGGACAAGGAATTGGATGTCTAATATGATTATTGATTTTAAACATT
This window harbors:
- the LOC122660781 gene encoding E3 ubiquitin-protein ligase RNF170-like isoform X1 — its product is MDGPPENDCCSICHDNFNIPCQANCSHWFCGNCILRVWQHGAALSPCKCPICRHSITLLITREASLQHPHDPEVSEVLKSIRRYNHSFGGGTNSLIQAINGSFPVRLYYMPCGRPARTHTVCGQRLQDLPFLLWRLSRALADPQRSLPLFSRLRMVLPMLMTFIYMLSPINIIPKGIAGFIGILDEVVIALILFLHVAAMYRSARLSRHGGS
- the LOC122660781 gene encoding E3 ubiquitin-protein ligase RNF170-like isoform X2 → MDGPPENDCCSICHDNFNIPCQANCSHWFCGNCILRVWQHGAALSPCKCPICRHSITLLITREASLQHPHDPEVSEVLKSIRRYNHSFGGGTNSLIQRLQDLPFLLWRLSRALADPQRSLPLFSRLRMVLPMLMTFIYMLSPINIIPKGIAGFIGILDEVVIALILFLHVAAMYRSARLSRHGGS